In the Camelus bactrianus isolate YW-2024 breed Bactrian camel chromosome 17, ASM4877302v1, whole genome shotgun sequence genome, one interval contains:
- the BHLHE40 gene encoding class E basic helix-loop-helix protein 40, with product MERIPSAQPPPACLPKAPGLEPGDLPGMDFAHMYQVYKSRRGIKRSEDSKETYKLPHRLIEKKRRDRINECIAQLKDLLPEHLKLTTLGHLEKAVVLELTLKHVKALTNLIDQQQQKIIALQSGLQAGDLSGRSVEAGQEMFCSGFETCAREVLQYLAKHENTRDLKSSQLVTHLHRVVSELLQGGASRKPSDPAPKVMDFKENPGSLAKGSEGPGKNCVPVIQRTFAHSSGEQSGSDTDTDSGYGGESEKSELRVEQPYFKSDHGRRFMGDRIGAIKQESEEPPTKKSRMQLSDDEGHFPSSDLISSPFLGPHPHQPPFCLPFYLIPPSATAYLPMLEKCWYPTSVPVLYPGLNASAAALTSFMNPDKISAPLLMPQRLPSPLPPHPAIDSSALLQALKQIPPLNLETKD from the exons ATGGAGCGAATCCCCAGCGCGCAACCGCCCCCTGCTTGCCTCCCCAAAGCGCCAGGACTGGAGCCCGGAGACCTACCAGG GATGGATTTTGCCCACATGTACCAAGTGTACAAGTCGAGGCGGGGAATAAAGCGGAGCGAAGACAGCAAG GAGACCTACAAACTGCCGCACCGGCTCATCGAGAAAAAGAGACGTGACCGGATTAACGAGTGCATCGCCCAGCTGAAGGATCTCCTCCCCGAACATCTCAAACTTACA ACTCTGGGTCACTTGGAAAAAGCAGTGGTTCTTGAACTTACCTTGAAGCATGTGAAAGCGCTAACAAACCTAATTGATCAACAGCAGCAGAAAATCATTGCCCTGCAGAGCGGTCTGCAAGCTG GTGATTTGTCGGGGAGAAGTGTCGAAGCCGGTCAAGAGATGTTCTGCTCAGGCTTCGAGACGTGTGCCCGGGAGGTGCTTCAGTACCTGGCCAAGCACGAGAACACCCGGGACCTGAAGTCTTCGCAGCTGGTCACCCACCTCCACCGTGTGGTCTCCGAGCTCCTGCAGGGCGGTGCCTCCAGGAAGCCGTCAGACCCAGCTCCCAAAGTGATGGACTTCAAGGAGAATCCCGGCTCCCTGGCCAAAGGCTCTGAAGGCCCAGGCAAAAACTGTGTGCCCGTCATCCAGCGGACTTTCGCTCACTCGAGCGGGGAGCAGAGTGGCAGCGACACGGACACAGACAGCGGCTACGGAGGAGAATCCGAGAAGAGTGAGCTGCGAGTCGAGCAGCCGTACTTCAAAAGCGATCATGGACGCAGGTTCATGGGAGACAGGATCGGTGCTATTAAGCAAGAATCAGAAGAACCCCCCACCAAGAAGAGCAGAATGCAGCTCTCAGATGATGAAGGCCATTTCCCGAGCAGTGACCTGATCAGCTCCCCGTTCCTGggcccacaccctcaccagcctCCCTTCTGCCTGCCCTTCTATCTGATCCCGCCCTCGGCCACCGCCTACTTGCCCATGCTGGAGAAGTGCTGGTACCCCACCTCCGTGCCCGTGCTGTACCCGGGCCTCAACGCTTCCGCTGCAGCCCTCACCAGCTTCATGAACCCCGACAAGATCTCAGCCCCCTTGCTCATGCCGCAGAGACTCCCTTCACCCTTGCCACCCCATCCGGCCATCGACTCTTCCGCCCTGCTCCAAGCTCTGAAGCAGATTCCCCCTTTAAACTTAGAAACCAAAGACTAA